The DNA segment GTTTTCgtctctttgtttttgttttgctaCGATGATTTTCGTGAGCAGGTAtttcaacaattaaaaaaaaaaaactaattagaaacaatttttttttgaaacagaaaCAGAAATTATGTTACATATTGAGCCTCTTAAAAGCTCAGGTTCAAAAGATCAAACATCCAAAAGATTCAACATTCAGAAGGTTCAAAAGATTAAAACATAATACTTAAACTTGATTTAGGGCAAGCCACATCTAAGAACTACAAACCGAGTGTGTTGCACCACCTATTTAACTCAGAATTGCTACTGGTGATGTGTTGAGGTTGTGATTCACCTTGAGCTGGAGACATATCACGAGCTGGAGATGGTGCTTGACCTTGAGGTGGAGCTTGAGACTGAGTTGGTTGTGCAGTAGATGCAGCATGATTGGAAGCTTGAGGCTGAAGAAACTGCAGAATTGTGTCTAGACTTGATTGAGTTTTAGCCATCCCTTGGTTGAAGTCAGTCTTGATAGCCTGAACATCAGACTTCAAAGTCTGGAAATCAGACTTGATTTCCTGAGTGATGGTCTCCAAACTACAAACCCTCGTCTCCAAGCTGATGTTTCGGTTGAGTGAAGCAGGAACTGACTCAGAAGGATGTTTGTTGTTGAATTGAACACAGCCAAGCCCATAAATGGTGCCCTTGCGTGTCTTTCCACGCTGAAAAGGACACAAAAACAAGATAACATTATCACAGAGAAAATTCAGTCACAAAAAATGCAGTCTGATCTTGTTACAATTTCAATACAAGAGtaagaagaaacaaatataaTGAGCAAGAGAGATTATTACCTTGATGTATTCTTGGTTTAGGAGAAGGCGCTTAGAATTTTCTGTGGCAGCAGTTGAGCAAGTTTGGCTATCTCCAACTGGAGAACCATCTTCTAACATCTCTTCAACTGCTTGCTCAACCTCTAGAACCAGTTGCTCAGTTCGTTCGTCCATGAAGGTCCCATCTTTGCGAGTATGAGTCTTCCTTGCAAGGTCTGTATATGAAGGTAGTGTATCCAAACCTTGGTCGATCATCTACAACAAAGGAACAACAGAAAGTTAGacatttaacatttaaaaaaaaggaaaaatgcaAGTAAGACAAGTTGGAAAGCTGACCATACGATACCCAATATTTACAAAGCAGCGTGGTCCTGCACCATGGACGTGCATCTTCAACCCCACAGGAGCTGAAGTGCGAGAATCAGCTGCTGATTGGCTCTTGGCTTTTGCTCCATCTGTTGACCAATTCGCAAGGACTATTTTCCAGTCATTCTCACTGATGTATTTAGGCTGTttgttctttttccttttttggcTTATGCGTCCGCAGATAGACACTTGAGTCTGAAGCTTCCATTTAAAGTGGATTTCCTCATGAAGACTGTCTTCCCAGTAGTATTGTTGCTGGAAAAGAAGAGAAGTGATTAGTATTGTTGCTACAAAAATATACTTAGGAATAGAAATGGAGATGGTTCAGGATCACTTACTATGAATGAGTGCCACCATCCTATTCTCTTCGGCTCTGGAACCTTTATCCAGCTTTGCCACGGGCCCCAGTAATCTCCCTGCCATGTTGCTCGGATAAAAGCATGAACTTCAggatcaaccccaaacctgcaAAGACAATGTTAAGCATCAAACAAAATCACATAAAAAGACTTAGCTAACGTCATTAAGCACACGGATAAGAAGAATTAGCTAAGGACAATATTAACACTTAACTAAAGTAACTAAAAAagacatcaaatttataataaacaCTTAGCTAAAGGTCAATAACTAATGGTACGTAAATGATATCACTTACCACAATGCTCCATTGGGCTTATCAGGATGAAGGTGTGGCTGGTTTCTTCTGGATGGAGCACGTAGCAGAGCATCTTCTGTTCTCCTCACATAGGTTGGAGGAGCCGCTGGAGGAGCCGCTGGAGGAGCCGCAGATCCTGAACTTGAAGATCCTATTGGTTGTGCAGGAGCAGGAGTCGTAACATCAGGCATTGACGTGGTTCTCAATTGAGGTCTCACGTATCTCACATCTGTAGACAGAGATAAACATAAGAAGCTGTTAAGATtgtagaaaaaattaaaacacaaaTCCGAAACTGAAAGCAAACCCTAACTATAACGTGAAAGTAAAATCGAAACAGAAAGTCCATACCGTAATCTAAACCGAAAGCAAACCCTAATCCCAAATCGATAACCAAAAGCGAACCGTAATCTCAAATCAAAACCGAAAGCAAACCATAATcccaaatcaaaaccctaaccaTAACTTGAAACCCAAATCGAAATCGAAATCCTAGAACAGGAAAATCTAGGTGTGGCGATTGAAAAACGAAACCCTAACTGgaagagagaaacacaaaatgaaaagagagaaacaaagagataagagagaaagagagaaatcgAAACAGACAGAGATGAGAGACGAGGACCTGGAAGAGTCAAGCTAGGAGGGCGAGGACGACGACGGTCGTTAGTTGTGTTTCCGGTAGAAGCAGCCATGGAAGAGAGAGCTAGAAGAGAGATCGAAGGAGACAGAGGTGAGGGACGAGAGGTGAGAGAGGTGAGGACTTAGAGAAAGGTTACGACTTTCTTAAggaaacaaaagataaaaaatgcTAAGTGTGGGAAAATGGGTTTTGGGGTCCAAAATGTTGGAGGGAATTGGGTTTGGGCTCTAAAATGTTGGAGGGAATAATAgattttggagattttggagAATTTGTAGAATTTAGGGGTTAATTAGGGTTTAGATAGGGTTTAACAATAGTATAATTAGGATTTtcagtatcttttaaaaaaaattatacattaatattttttatatgagacagttttataaattacaaattacataataaaatgttgaAGATTTGTAGAATTTTAAGAATTTAGGGGTTAGTTAGGGTATAAATAGGGTTTAAAGATAGTATAGTTAGGATTATTCATatctattgaaaaaaaaattatacactaatattttttatatgagacagttttataaattacaaattacataataaaatgttgaAGATTTGTAGAATTTTAAGAATTTAAGGGTTAGTTAGGGTATAAATAGAGTTTAAAGATAGTATAGTTAGGATTATTCATatctattgaaaaaaaaaattatacactaatattttttatatgagacagttttataaattacaaattacataataaaatgttgaAGATTTGTAGAATTTTAAGAATTTAAGGGTTAGTTAGGGTATAAATAGAGTTTAAAGATAGTATAGTTAGGATTATTCATatctattgaaaaaaaaattatacactaatattttttatatgagacagttttataaattacaaattacataataaaatgttgaAGATTTGTAGAATTTTAAGAATTTAAGGGTTAGTTAGGGTATAAATAGAGTTTAAAGATAGTATAGTTAGGATTATTCATatctattgaaaaaaaaattatacactaatattttttatatgagaCAGTTTTGtaaattacaaattataaaataagatGTTGAAGATTTTGTAGAGTTTGAAGAATTTAGGGGTTAGTTAGGGTATATATAGGGTTTAAAGATAGTATAAGTAGGATTATTCATAtcttttttaaagttatattatacattcatatcttacaaacactaaaactttatattatacatccatatatcttacaaaccctaagaacttatattatacattcatatatcttaCAAACACTAAGAACTTATATTATACATTCGTATACCTTACAAACACTAAGAGCTTGAATCTGATTCGTAATCAGAATCAGTACATGATTCTTCTAACTCATCTTCAGAAATGTATTCGTCATTGGGAGGAACAACCGGAGTTGAATCATAATCTGAATCATCTTCCACAACATAAGATTCAATGCATAACATTTCACTTTGGGCAACAACTTGGTTGTGTGTATCATCTTGTAACGCAGTAAGAACAACTTCAGAAGTTTCTCGAACCCCTCTAGGCACAACTTTCGTACATGACCACCAATCACTTGCTGATGTACGACGAACTTGCGGATAAGGAATGAAGCAAACTTGATCACAATTACCAGATAAGATAAATGGGTCATATTTCTCGTACTGCCAGCGCGGTGACACATCGACGATTCCtgatttatgttttcgaatccCCCGACCTACAACTGTATCAAACCACTTACACTTAAAAACCATGGCCTTAAGCCCAACAGAACCAGAATACTCAACCATCATTATCTCTTCGATCAACCCGTAATAATCAGTGTCCGTCGTACCCCGGACTTGGACACCGTAATGTTGGGTTCTCTTATCTTGGCCATGGCTTAAGGCCAACAATATCAAACTCTCTCTTTGATACAAAACTCGTTCTAACGAGAGTCAAGCGCTCGGttgtttttatagaaaaaatagtGCCACGATTTTGCTATGAAATTGCTACGTTGCTTGCTACGATTCTTGCCACGTTTTGCTACGAAAATAGCTATGAATTTTGCTACGATCCATAAACGTGGCAAGCTCCAAAATATCTAGCATTATTTACCCTGCACATTGTCGGATTGAAGAGACATTACTTTAGAGTAAGCGACGAAAAATTTAGTTgcttattgtttttttgtttttatcgcTGCCACTTGCTCAGGATTTGACCGGTGGGACGTATTTTTCGGTGGGTTGCTACGAATTTGATACGATATGAAATCGTAGCTAGTTGCTATGTTCATTTTCGTAGCAATTTCGTAGCAAAAGCTTGCCACGTTTTGTTTTCGTAGCAAAAACGTAGCAACGTTTGCTACGATGGTACTACGTCTTGCTACGTTTCCTATTTTCGTAGCAAATGCGTTGCAATTTCGTTTCTTTTTCTGATTTGCTACGAACTCATCGTGGCAGTTTCGTTGCTATGTGGTGTTTTTTTACTAGTGTCAGGCCATTTATTTGCAGCTTGttgcaaagaagagatgatgaaGTCAGCACATTCTCGGGACTGATAAAAAATCTTGCCTACCGCAGTCACTACACTTGCGTTTTCCTGCAGATTTCGTATGTTATTTGATCTTAGTTCGTATCGGATCTCAAATATAAACATAGCTGCAAGtactaaaaaaacaaagataaaatatAACGAAATACCCTCGATTTAAACCTGCTTGCAAAATCTTCAAGACGCTGATCCCGATTCTAGAAGCCATGAGGCTTGGCAAAGATTATTACCTAGCCAACGAATGAATAACAAAAGTAGGATTCAACCATATTAGGGGAAAAGATATATCTGAAACTGGGAATATATACAAACTAATATAACAAATGTTTATAACCTGAAGCTTAACAGGACTGGAGTAAACCAAAACAATATTGCTTTCGGTCAATCTTGTGACTAACAAATGTGACAAACTTTTATAACCTGAGAGCGTGAATGTTACTGTTACCTGCTCGTTAGAGCTGAAGAAGAACGTGCTTAGATCACAAGCTCTTTCTTTTTGATCCCCTCCATGGTATCAACACACGGGAAAACCTCTGCTGCTGCACCTCCCAAGCTACAGGTTACACTTATGAATGCCAGAGATTAACATACATTTAAATATGATTTCAAGCCAAGACAGTATGAGTTTGGTAACCTTCTTGTGAACTCTTTGATAGCAGGAATGTTGGTGTCATAGTAAAATTTGATAGATGTTGTACAGTTCAGATAGAGGTTAACTTTAGAAGCAAGAGTGTTGCCTGGACAAAATATATGTATGGAAAACAATGAATTGGGAAGTCCAAGCAAGTGGCTGATGGCTGATTTGGAAACAGTAGCATCAGAGAATGATATCTTCTAGTAGTTTTAGCTAGAACCAAGTTAAAATACGGGACGGCATACCAATAAAATTCTTCAAAGCTGGTCGTAATGTGAGTTTATAGAAAGTTGGAAATTGTGTATTGCATTACACTATAAAATAGAGGCAAAAGTATAAAATAACGTGAACCTTAATTTTCTACCGATGTTCTTTGACGGTTGATCACGGGAGCATTGTCGATGACTTCACCAATGGTTGTTTGAGGAATGAGCCGCCTCATAAAGATGATCGGTAGTAAGTGGCGCGACCAGCAAGAATGAATCATGAATCACCGTGTAACACCCCAAAACCAGCCCAATTAAACTTTTAAATGCTATTGGGTCCTCTGCAGCCCAATTGGAAAACCCTAGGGGTTTCCCTATCTCTTCTCCTTATAAAAGCAGGCCTCCACTTCTTTTTCTCTCATCAGAAATCTAGAAGCGAAGCCCTGCAGAGAATTCCTGGAGATCAGAAGCCCTAGCCGTCGATTCCTTCTCTCTCCCCCGCGCCgcctctctcttctttctctctcttcaccgcgtctctctcctctctctctcttctcgcCGCGCctccttctctcctctctctccccACGCCGcctctctcctcgccgtgagCAACCGCGAGTGGTGGTGATAGCCGTGTGGTGTCATTGACCTCAGATCTCATCTCTCTTGCATCTCAGATCCAGATCCAtatctaggctaaggtgaggtGTTCTATTCCAGATCTTGTTCATGATCCTTTATATTGTTGAATGAGGAATTAGGACGATTTAGATCCTGATTGATGTTAGGTTGATAGACCCTACTGCATAAGAACGCTCATACTGATTAAGGACAGTAAATGAATTGTTTGTGATGATTGAAAGATGAATGATTAATTGGTTGATGAACTATTCTTGTTTGTGGTTGAAAGTTAGGATGCTTAGAAAGAACTAAAGGTAGGTTAATAGTACACGTTAACCGGTTGATTAGATGAATGCTAGGACATCCGTGGAATGGTTGTTTATTGAATTGAATGTGACACcgagaacgggtggcgtctagaaATGAAAGAAAGGAAAGGGTCTAAaggataaggaaaaggaaaagataagaaaaaggaaagaaaatgaTTGATTAGAAAAGTACCCGGGAAGGGTGGAATAAGTACCCAAGAAGGGTGGAATAAAGTACCCGGGGAAGGGTGGAAAGAAAGGAAACGCGGCGgccgtagcgttcaaaaacgGCGGAGATGCGGGGCCATAGCATCGGATAAAAATGGCAGGGTAAGAATAGAggcgccggtaagattgagtcacgccgagtcttggcgggaaggggTCGTAATACACTGCAAAGGCGGACCGAACCCGAGGAACTGGGCGGCGGTCCTACCAGGGCAGGCGACTTCACAGGAAGCAGCAAGAAAAGGGGAGGAATGgtccgcttgagctgtgtaggtcctaAAGTCCTAGGATGATGGGAGTCCTAAATTGATAAACCGAATTCTATGAATTGAGTGATGACTGAGTTCATTACAGTGCTTGGTTTGTTAAATGAAACTTAGTGACTAGCTGATAGGTTGCATCGACTGAGCGTAGTGACTAGACGGTTCTCGTTTCGCATTGAGCCGTATAGAGGCTCATGGGGGAGACTGGTCTAGAATCGCTTCACTGAGTATTagtactcacccctcttttccCTCTCCCTTTTGCAGAACTATAAGTGGAAATGTCAACGGTAAGGAAGGAAATGCAACTGAAACTCATGGGACCAGAAACGGGACACACGGAGATGTCGGGAGATTAGACATGTGTGTCCTAAACCCCGCGCCCAGGAACCCCTATTAATATAAGCAACCATACTAAATAGTTAgatttgtatataaataaaataaaatagtagatACAACATATCATTTTGATTAGTTTaacattcaaaaataatatgaacaACCGAGACATATTCTTTTGTGTTTGTCGACTTTTCATTAGACATAttcaaacattaaaaaaactgtaaaataatcataaaatttattattgtaaaataaaaatacacccGCACGGGTCTATAATCTAGTTGTTATTAAATCTGAGGCCACATTCCATTTGAGACATACTTTATAAAGATTACAATGCCCTCTAACTAAAGCAAATTTAGGTTACTTCCGCTTGCGCCTAATTATCCTAAGTTAGGGTTCTAGTTAGATAttctagaacacaagcattaATAGCAATTCCTATGACTGAAATCTTATCACCTTAGCGtatctatattttgggctaatctcTCATAACCTTACTTATaatccctaaatctaacaagaatGACTTCTTAGACATAGCAAAGCAGAACATAACAAATATCTGAATAAActacatttattttttctccATAATCAAATTATATTTCAGAGAAAATATAGTCACAATGCTAAACATTGATAGGTGCATACGGTATATACGAATGAAATGTAAATTTCGTTAAAAtcctttatttaattaattttattattcagttaaatgttttttttttggtcgacaacattacagactcatattgactctgtaaaccacaccgggagatattgatccatgtgaacgacgaaagacgtttGTTTCCTGACACTGCATGCTAGGTTATCCGTCTTTGTAttttgcgttcttggtacaGGTATAATCTCTGATCGTGTGAAGCTCTCTTTCAGactcttgatatcttccaaataacttgcaaaagctggccactcttctggttccgaaaccatcttcaccaattgagaacaatccgttgcaaatgaAACCTGGAATTGAcgtaaattcttcatacatttcATAGCCCATAGTAGCGCCTCCATCTCTGTATGCAAGGGAGTTAAAGAAGCCCTTACATTCCTGACTCCCATTAGACCTTCAAAACCTTCTAAAGCACTGAACCAGCCTGACCAGAAAACATATCTCCCtttttccatgatccatctgtaaaacaccatcttccagGAATTGACGGCAGAGATGCCTGAACCTGTGTTCCCGTGTTCTGGTCCTTCAAAATATGTGCCTCTGCCCAGAGTGTGGATTCTGTTTCCGCCAACTTAAGAGTGTCCCTAGGGTCtatatccagattactaaaaaccttattatttctttcttttcaaaTGTACCAAAGTATCCAAGCAAAGTGATGATCCTCTATCCGTGGAGCAACTCTCCAGAAAAGATGATCTATGTTTGTAAATATAGAGCTTGTTGAGAAAATAGCTGGATTTGTTGGAATCTTTGACAGCGCCCAAACTTGAATTGCTGGAGGAcactcaaaaaacacatggttaatCGACTCCTCATccgctccacatcttgcacaacatatatctcccTGGATCCCCCACGCCTGTAAATTCTTCTTAACTGCGACACACCCGGACACCAATTGCCagagaaaatgttttatttttggtggACACCTTAGTTTCCAACAAAATGCCTTCAGAACATCAACTGTAGGTCCAAGTAATACTGGTGATCTTTCCCTATCCGGATAAATCCTCTCCacttgatatcctgatttaaccgtaaatttcccattatttgtgaaatgccatccttCCCTATCAACCATCTGGTTTCGGCTCAGTGGTATGCTCTCTATGATTTTCACATCCTGTGGGTCTACCAAAGTCCGAATAACCTGCGAATTCCATTGTCGCGTAGTGGAATCAATAAGGGAATCCACAGTAAGGTCTGGATagaaattgtgttgatttttattggaTACAAATTATTCAGTTAAAAGtactttaaagaaaaataacataACTTGGAAAAGGTATATGAGTACAAAATGTAGATTTTTTCCCTATTTTGTCgaattttccaaaattaaatcACCCAAAAATTGAATAAGGAAAATAAGTTAGAGAAAATTGGCACCTATGCCTATAATTGGGAATCTAATTAGCCGCATGCACCTTTACTAAACCAAACAAATTCATTCATTTTTGCCCATATCTCCCTACTCCTTGTCCTAGAGTTTGTTGTGTCAGAATGCTATGCTAGGGTCTGAAATTCCTTCTCCAAGACAAGCAAAGTGTGTTTATCGAGGAGCATCTTCccttttacagttttttttattaaaaaaattttaaatcaccaCACATTTTCGTGAACTTACTCCAAACTGATTCGATTCATCAAAGCAGAATTTTTTACATCAAGAGGCACTTTATCACTTTTTAATTACATCAAAAGCCACAATGCATTTGCAAAACACTTTCTTATGTGACCTACATAGAGAATATACAGATTTTCCCTTAATGAGAAGAAAATTAGATCTTTTTTTTAGACTAGATGAAAGAGAAAGTGTGTTTCTTTTTTATACTAGAGGAAAGAGAAAGTgtgtttctttattattatttaatgtaCTTCCTCTTAACCTTCCACTTATAAATTAActtaaattatcaaatataaacGAAGACCGGACAGCAAAGAAAAGACAAATTATTGATGAGGCTTAGGGGCATGAACAACTAATAGAATCTGATATGGGAGAGATCCATTCCTGGTAAAGTGTTGTTTTAATTCTTGTTGAATTTCTTGAAACAAGTATGGCATTCTTGCTGGTAAAGGGTGAAATGGCAATTTCAAATCAACAAATGAGccttttaaaaatcatatcttAAAATAAGTGAAATTCACTTTTAAGTCGTTATCTCCGTAATGATGTAAACATTGGTATTCGCTCACATTAAAATGTTTTGTCATCGTTTTAATATTCCACTTAAAAAGTCTAAACCGTTCAAAAAGATCATATCAAACGCGTCTGCTAATTTTTCAAAACACTTATTTTTTCTCACTCATAAAGAAACTATAGAGGCTTTTGAAAATTCCAAAAAAGAATTTAATGCCACACAACAATACCCTAATTTCAAATCTCACTGAATCATCGAACAATGTCGAAGCCTGGAAAAAAATACTACGAGTATGAGAAACTATAAATCCTCCTAATCCGAAAGAGCGGCATCTGATTGTGGCTCACCCAAATGTAAGTTGTAATTTATGCTCAGCATTTCATTTTTGATGAGTTATTGTGTAAGTACTTTCATTTTATAATCATGTAATATTAGGGTTGCAGAATCTAAATTACAATCCCTAATTATTTGATTGGTAAGCACTATTTTGGCTATTTTGATGACGACATATGGAGTATTCAGATGATTCCAAGTGACACCATGGATTGGTTTGATAAGGAATACACCACGTGAATTTCACATCACATTTGTCGAATGTACACAtgtattttattgattttcacTTACTAAAACCCAATGTTTGTACCTGTTCCATTCCTGCAAGTTCTCCAAATGAATTTCGACAACACTTATCTAATCGGTATGAAGTCACATCTGGTTATTCTTCTGGTTTTTATAAGGAATTAATATGTTATGTAATATTAACTTAACTTTATATGCATAATCATTGATTTTGTAGACTTGTTTGAATGGGTTACTAAATTTAGAACTTTAATTGAGTCTATGGATGATCTTTATGAGGAAATGTTTGGTGTACCTCTAAGCTTATGGATGAAAGGTAATTACTATTCTTAAtcttataaatttcattaaatagAATCATTGGCCCTAATGTCTCTGATTATTGCTCGATTAGTCTCTAAACCCAATTATCAGTTTTAGGCTTCAAcattataatttgataaaaataaacatttcaataattttttaaactttttggtatcaatcaaagaaattaaatattttagtaaaaattcaaTTGCTTGGAAAACAAAATTTCTGATAAAGATAATGAGTGTATAAATGTacatttaatcaatatatttggTCATAAGAATTTCGAAAGTATCACTGAGAaaacctataaatatactagTCTATTATTAAAAATTCTATGAACTTTATTACATAtgaatatatatcaataaaagctttaataaaacattttcaaaaatgtttaaaaattattttaatcagTGAATTTATGATTTGGAATGCATCTTTCATTTCCTTTATCGATGGTgttggtttgtttggtttgattgTTTTCTTTTAGGCGTCCTTTTCTTAAATCATAAGTTCGTAACTGATTAAAAAGAACTATCACTAAAAAGGTaccaatatt comes from the Brassica napus cultivar Da-Ae chromosome A7, Da-Ae, whole genome shotgun sequence genome and includes:
- the LOC125576728 gene encoding uncharacterized protein LOC125576728, with the protein product MAASTGNTTNDRRRPRPPSLTLPDVRYVRPQLRTTSMPDVTTPAPAQPIGSSSSGSAAPPAAPPAAPPTYVRRTEDALLRAPSRRNQPHLHPDKPNGALWFGVDPEVHAFIRATWQGDYWGPWQSWIKVPEPKRIGWWHSFIQQYYWEDSLHEEIHFKWKLQTQVSICGRISQKRKKNKQPKYISENDWKIVLANWSTDGAKAKSQSAADSRTSAPVGLKMHVHGAGPRCFVNIGYRMMIDQGLDTLPSYTDLARKTHTRKDGTFMDERTEQLVLEVEQAVEEMLEDGSPVGDSQTCSTAATENSKRLLLNQEYIKRGKTRKGTIYGLGCVQFNNKHPSESVPASLNRNISLETRVCSLETITQEIKSDFQTLKSDVQAIKTDFNQGMAKTQSSLDTILQFLQPQASNHAASTAQPTQSQAPPQGQAPSPARDMSPAQGESQPQHITSSNSELNRWCNTLGL